A single window of Jiangella alkaliphila DNA harbors:
- a CDS encoding NPCBM/NEW2 domain-containing protein, whose product MAPDTRLSLSAAIGAAALVAATLVGVAPAATAAPEQLGAVDDVTSDGAATTFASGDARLRITFLDDDVFRVELAPDGGFTDPAGTPPSDPAAPDARIVVGDDGAGPTPEVVETGAAWELRTDGAVVTVGKDPILISAATPDGQTLFAETAPLSWESGATTQTLGRGATEQFLGGGMQNGRFSHRDQTVRIERNFDWDDGGYPNAVPWYLSTAGYGVLRNTFAPGSYAFGEPVRSTHTEERFDAYYVLGDAYRALDGYTELTGRPLLPPIYGLELGDADCYNTSGPTYSGDPKPGKLVTPDAVRVAEGYEQHDMPRGWMLVNDGYGCEYVDLEETGDGLRAHDIELGLWTERDLTEQEYEVGTAGVRVRKLDVAWVGAGYRHALTACEDADAGIEDNSDARGYVWMVEGWAGSQRCGVQWTGDHSGTLDAIRWQIPAIHGSGNSGLAFTAGDIDGIFGGSAESYVRDLQWKVFTPVLMTMSGWAGFDKQPWTRGEPYTSINREYLKLRERLLPYFYSYAAEAHRSGAPVARSLILEYPDDPNTWDDTTAHEFLAGREFLVAPVFTDGEVRDGIYLPEGTWVDYWTGRLYTGPATVDGYAAPLDRLPLFVKAGSVVPMWPAGVNNHADVAPDDRLTLDVYPWGPGSFELYEDDGVTREYAAGASSTQSFTVDAPAGGRGDVVVRVGERSGSYDGMAAARPYEITAHTGTAPRSVTAGGASVPALSSAAEYGAAPVGWFFDGSVVRVKTAAVGSDTALTVRLAGTSSVGGAHPAEAAGTVSVDAPAEVLPGTPSDVTVSFTNGTGRAIPRATLTVDVPSGWTAGSVAVGVVRPGETATRVVQVTPPPSGAAGRSTLTAVTSWSGYEATAGATVTVPYGSLAEAFNVVAVTDDTATAAGDFDRGGNSYSAQALAAAGVTPGSTVTSRGVDFTWPSAAPGTPNGLRTAGQTVALRGQGTHLAVLGAEAGQVDGEFEIRYADGTVDRQSLRLPNWCCLPPDAGGSTIAVTTNYRNTQAGPANHGTAYRVFHNELRLLPGKEVVSVRLPDRPEITLFAAAFTSRSLPAPPTGSPWVSDLDWLSAANGWGPVERDTSNGEDAAGDGAALRVGGVTHEKGLGVHAESRVSYYLGEACTRLTAVLGVDDEIPDYGSVRFSVVGDGASLYRSDVLTGLSDPVSLDLDVGGVNYLDLVVDGAADGVSGDHADWAGARLTCT is encoded by the coding sequence GTGGCCCCCGACACTCGCCTCTCCCTGTCCGCCGCCATCGGGGCGGCCGCACTCGTCGCCGCGACGCTGGTGGGCGTCGCCCCGGCCGCGACGGCCGCACCCGAGCAGCTCGGCGCCGTCGACGACGTGACGTCCGACGGCGCGGCCACGACGTTCGCCTCGGGCGACGCACGGCTGCGCATCACCTTCCTCGACGACGACGTGTTCCGGGTCGAGCTGGCGCCGGACGGCGGGTTCACCGATCCGGCCGGCACGCCGCCGTCCGACCCGGCGGCGCCCGACGCGCGGATCGTCGTCGGCGACGACGGCGCCGGGCCGACGCCTGAGGTCGTCGAGACCGGGGCCGCCTGGGAGCTGCGGACGGACGGCGCCGTCGTCACCGTCGGCAAGGACCCGATCCTGATCTCCGCCGCGACGCCGGACGGCCAGACTCTGTTCGCCGAGACCGCGCCGCTGTCGTGGGAGAGCGGCGCGACCACGCAGACGCTGGGCCGCGGCGCGACCGAGCAGTTCCTCGGCGGCGGTATGCAGAACGGCCGGTTCTCGCACCGCGACCAGACCGTCCGGATCGAGCGGAACTTCGACTGGGACGACGGTGGCTACCCGAACGCCGTCCCCTGGTACCTCAGCACGGCCGGGTACGGGGTGCTGCGCAACACGTTCGCGCCGGGCAGCTATGCGTTCGGCGAGCCCGTGCGGTCGACGCACACCGAGGAGCGGTTCGACGCCTACTACGTGCTCGGCGACGCCTACCGCGCGCTGGACGGCTACACCGAGCTGACCGGGCGGCCGCTGCTGCCGCCGATCTACGGCCTCGAGCTGGGCGACGCCGACTGCTACAACACCAGCGGCCCGACGTACTCCGGCGACCCCAAGCCGGGGAAGCTGGTGACGCCCGACGCGGTCCGCGTCGCCGAGGGGTACGAGCAGCACGACATGCCGCGCGGCTGGATGCTGGTCAACGACGGCTACGGCTGCGAGTACGTCGACCTGGAGGAGACCGGCGACGGGCTGCGCGCCCACGACATCGAGCTGGGGCTGTGGACCGAGCGCGACCTCACCGAGCAGGAGTACGAGGTCGGCACCGCCGGGGTCCGGGTCCGCAAGCTCGACGTCGCCTGGGTCGGCGCCGGATACCGGCACGCGCTCACGGCCTGCGAGGACGCCGACGCCGGCATCGAGGACAACAGCGACGCCCGCGGCTACGTCTGGATGGTCGAGGGGTGGGCGGGGTCGCAGCGCTGCGGCGTCCAGTGGACCGGCGACCACTCCGGCACGCTCGACGCGATCCGCTGGCAGATCCCCGCGATCCACGGGTCCGGTAACTCCGGGCTGGCGTTCACCGCCGGCGACATCGACGGCATCTTCGGCGGCAGCGCCGAGTCCTACGTCCGCGACCTGCAGTGGAAGGTGTTCACGCCGGTCCTCATGACGATGAGCGGCTGGGCCGGGTTCGACAAGCAGCCGTGGACGCGCGGCGAGCCGTACACGTCGATCAACCGCGAGTACCTGAAGCTGCGCGAGCGGCTGCTCCCCTACTTCTACAGCTACGCCGCCGAGGCGCACCGCAGTGGCGCCCCGGTGGCGCGGTCGCTCATCCTGGAGTACCCGGACGACCCGAACACCTGGGACGACACGACGGCGCACGAGTTCCTCGCCGGCCGCGAGTTCCTGGTCGCGCCGGTGTTCACCGACGGCGAGGTGCGCGACGGTATCTACCTGCCGGAGGGCACCTGGGTCGACTACTGGACCGGGCGGCTCTACACCGGGCCGGCGACGGTGGACGGCTACGCGGCGCCGCTGGACCGGCTGCCGCTGTTCGTCAAGGCCGGGTCGGTGGTGCCGATGTGGCCGGCGGGCGTGAACAACCACGCCGACGTCGCGCCGGACGACCGACTCACTCTGGACGTCTACCCGTGGGGTCCCGGGTCGTTCGAGCTGTACGAGGACGACGGGGTGACGCGGGAGTACGCGGCGGGTGCGTCGTCGACCCAGTCGTTCACCGTCGACGCGCCGGCCGGTGGGCGGGGCGACGTCGTGGTGCGGGTCGGCGAGCGGTCCGGGTCGTATGACGGGATGGCGGCGGCGCGGCCGTACGAGATCACCGCGCACACCGGGACGGCGCCGCGGTCGGTGACGGCGGGCGGCGCCTCGGTGCCCGCGCTGTCGTCGGCGGCGGAGTACGGGGCCGCGCCTGTCGGCTGGTTCTTCGACGGGTCCGTCGTGCGGGTGAAGACGGCGGCGGTCGGATCCGACACGGCGCTGACCGTGCGGCTGGCCGGCACCAGCTCCGTCGGCGGCGCGCACCCTGCCGAGGCGGCGGGGACGGTGTCCGTGGACGCGCCCGCGGAGGTGCTGCCGGGCACACCGTCCGACGTGACGGTGTCGTTCACCAACGGCACCGGCCGGGCTATCCCCCGGGCGACGCTGACCGTCGACGTCCCGTCCGGCTGGACGGCTGGGTCTGTGGCGGTCGGCGTGGTCCGGCCCGGCGAGACGGCCACGCGCGTCGTGCAGGTGACGCCGCCGCCGTCGGGTGCGGCCGGCCGGTCGACGCTCACCGCGGTGACGTCGTGGTCGGGGTACGAGGCGACCGCAGGCGCCACCGTCACCGTCCCGTACGGATCGCTGGCCGAGGCGTTCAACGTCGTCGCCGTCACCGACGACACCGCCACCGCGGCCGGCGACTTCGACCGCGGCGGCAACTCGTACTCCGCGCAGGCGCTGGCGGCCGCCGGCGTCACCCCCGGCTCGACGGTGACCAGCCGCGGCGTCGACTTCACCTGGCCGTCCGCGGCACCGGGGACGCCGAACGGGCTGCGCACCGCCGGGCAGACCGTCGCGCTGCGCGGGCAGGGCACCCACCTCGCCGTGCTCGGCGCGGAGGCCGGGCAGGTCGACGGCGAGTTCGAGATCCGCTACGCCGACGGGACCGTCGACCGGCAGAGCCTGCGGCTGCCCAACTGGTGCTGTCTGCCGCCCGACGCCGGCGGGTCGACCATCGCCGTCACGACGAACTACCGCAACACCCAGGCCGGCCCGGCCAACCACGGCACGGCGTACCGCGTGTTCCACAACGAGCTGCGGCTGCTGCCGGGCAAGGAGGTCGTGTCGGTGCGGCTGCCGGACCGGCCGGAGATCACCTTGTTCGCCGCCGCCTTCACGTCGCGCTCACTGCCGGCGCCGCCGACGGGGTCGCCGTGGGTGAGTGACCTCGACTGGCTCTCGGCGGCCAACGGCTGGGGCCCGGTCGAACGCGACACCAGCAACGGCGAGGACGCCGCCGGCGACGGTGCCGCACTCCGCGTCGGCGGCGTGACGCACGAGAAGGGCCTCGGCGTCCACGCCGAGTCCCGGGTGTCGTACTACCTGGGCGAAGCGTGCACTCGGCTCACCGCCGTCCTCGGCGTCGACGACGAGATCCCCGACTACGGCTCGGTCCGCTTCTCCGTCGTCGGCGACGGCGCCTCGCTGTACCGGTCCGACGTGCTCACCGGACTCTCCGACCCGGTCTCCCTCGACCTCGACGTAGGCGGCGTCAACTACCTCGACCTCGTCGTCGACGGCGCCGCCGACGGCGTCAGCGGCGACCACGCCGACTGGGCCGGCGCCCGCCTCACCTGCACGTGA
- a CDS encoding MFS transporter: protein MTQLDPRQARTRYLILLALRWLPSGMLLPVLTLLPLERGLTLSELGLAAAAQGLVVFLLELPTGGLSDALGRRPVLVASGLVSLAGLGLIFVADSFAVFALAFAVQGLYRALDSGPLESWYVDTVQTIDPDADLSEGLSRGGTAAGVAMGGGALLAGGLVALGPIGSVEALAVPVLVAAAFRIVSVLATIKLLAEPGQATGWRASLTAAREVPGVITGSLRLLRGSRILQALVCIELCWGIGAIAYESLTPIRMAEVLDDADRAGAIMGPAAAAAWLASAGGAALAPVISRRLGVAATAATARLAQAVFIATMTLFAGPAGLLVAFLACYLADGASSPMHMTLLHKEVTGAHRTTMVSLSSMVFQPAAAIGMLVLTNVAESASVTAAMVVGAVVIALAVPLYLPAYRAEKRAEPAADPGGPATGSVG from the coding sequence ATGACCCAGCTCGACCCTCGGCAGGCGCGGACGCGATACCTCATCCTGCTCGCGCTGCGCTGGCTGCCGTCCGGCATGCTGCTCCCGGTCCTGACGCTGCTGCCGCTGGAGCGCGGGCTCACCCTCTCCGAGCTCGGGCTCGCCGCCGCTGCCCAAGGCCTCGTGGTGTTCCTGCTCGAGCTGCCCACCGGTGGACTGTCCGACGCCCTCGGCCGCCGCCCGGTGCTGGTGGCGTCCGGCCTGGTCAGCCTGGCCGGGTTGGGGTTGATCTTCGTGGCTGACTCCTTTGCGGTGTTCGCCCTCGCGTTCGCGGTGCAGGGGCTGTATCGAGCGCTCGACAGCGGCCCGCTCGAGTCCTGGTACGTCGACACCGTCCAGACGATCGACCCCGATGCGGACCTCTCCGAGGGCCTCTCACGCGGCGGCACGGCCGCCGGGGTGGCGATGGGCGGTGGCGCGCTGCTGGCGGGCGGGCTGGTCGCGCTCGGGCCGATCGGCTCGGTCGAGGCGCTGGCGGTGCCCGTACTGGTGGCCGCGGCGTTCCGGATCGTGTCGGTGCTCGCGACGATCAAGCTGCTGGCGGAGCCGGGTCAAGCGACGGGTTGGCGAGCGTCGCTCACCGCCGCGCGGGAGGTGCCGGGCGTCATCACCGGGAGCCTGCGGCTGCTGCGGGGGTCGCGGATCCTCCAGGCGCTGGTGTGCATCGAGCTGTGCTGGGGCATCGGCGCCATCGCCTACGAGTCGCTGACGCCGATCCGGATGGCCGAGGTGCTCGACGACGCCGACCGCGCCGGCGCCATCATGGGCCCTGCCGCCGCCGCGGCGTGGCTGGCGTCGGCGGGTGGCGCGGCCCTGGCGCCGGTCATCTCGCGGCGCCTCGGCGTCGCGGCGACGGCGGCCACGGCGCGCTTGGCGCAGGCCGTCTTCATCGCGACCATGACCCTGTTCGCGGGGCCCGCCGGGTTGCTGGTGGCCTTCCTGGCCTGCTACTTGGCCGACGGCGCATCGAGCCCCATGCACATGACGCTGCTGCACAAGGAGGTGACCGGCGCGCACCGGACCACGATGGTGTCGCTGAGCTCGATGGTCTTCCAGCCGGCTGCGGCGATCGGGATGCTGGTGCTGACGAACGTCGCGGAGTCGGCGTCGGTCACGGCCGCCATGGTCGTCGGCGCGGTGGTCATCGCGCTGGCCGTGCCGCTGTACCTGCCCGCGTACCGGGCGGAGAAACGGGCCGAGCCGGCCGCCGACCCCGGAGGGCCGGCGACCGGCTCGGTCGGGTAA
- a CDS encoding helicase C-terminal domain-containing protein, whose protein sequence is MTGNDSAPRSLADDLRARADDELAALLRARPDLLVPVPADVSQLASRATTRASAVRALDRLDRFTLQVVDALIILPAPVSPAGLRAALGARAAVVDDALGTLRTQALVWGPDDDLRLPRIVHEIVGPHPAGLGPPARQALLALSPSRLASIMAGLGLTPAADHAGNVDVVAAVLTDPSSLTALLDELTDDARSALAALTPGPPTGRIDDALREVHRETARTPIDLLLAVGLLVPVDSTTVVLPREVALQLRGGRVHTEPQPAPPTPPVTERAPDTVDRTAGAGAFDLTRKVELLLDTWAAEPPPVLRTGGLGVRDLRRLPDLLDTDEAGAALIAEAAYAAGLLAVGNADEVWLPTPEFDAWRREDPSRRWAVLAQAWLTTSRVAGLAGSRDEKDRPIPPLGRDLERPAAPEVRRLALEELAGLPAGWAPDLVGVLAALQWRRPRRAGRFRDDLVRWTLREAEQLGLTGMGALASFARPFLEGRSGERAVTAAADAVRSSLPQPLDHVLLQADLTAIAPGPLRADLERELSLLSDVESRGGASVHRFTAGSLRRALDAGRTAADVHAFLATISRTPVPQPLTYLVDDVARTHGQLRVGAASAFVRCDDEAVLAAIMADPRSSSLGLRRLAPTVLASSIAANTLVERLRLLGFSPVPEAADGSIVIGHSEPRRSTTRFAPRPGLAELTAPEETLLGAAVRALRAGDRSRAERPADGARGHLGRTTAATTLADLREALETGTTVWIGYVDQHGATTERLVDPARIDGGWLSAFDHRSGEVRSFAVHRISGVAPVDAA, encoded by the coding sequence ATGACCGGGAACGACTCGGCTCCGCGCAGTCTTGCCGACGACTTGCGCGCCCGCGCCGACGACGAGCTGGCGGCGCTGCTGCGCGCCCGGCCCGACCTGCTGGTCCCGGTGCCCGCCGACGTCTCGCAGCTGGCCTCCCGGGCGACCACCCGGGCGTCGGCCGTGCGGGCGCTGGACCGGCTGGACCGGTTCACGCTGCAGGTCGTCGACGCGTTGATCATCCTACCGGCACCCGTGAGCCCGGCCGGCCTACGGGCAGCGCTCGGTGCCCGGGCCGCCGTGGTCGACGACGCGCTGGGGACGCTGCGGACGCAGGCGCTGGTCTGGGGTCCCGACGACGACCTGCGGCTGCCGCGCATCGTGCACGAGATCGTCGGGCCGCATCCGGCCGGCCTCGGCCCGCCCGCCAGGCAGGCGCTGCTCGCGCTGTCGCCGTCGCGGCTGGCGTCGATCATGGCCGGTCTCGGGCTCACCCCGGCCGCCGACCACGCCGGCAACGTCGACGTGGTCGCGGCGGTGCTGACCGATCCGTCGTCCCTGACGGCGCTGCTGGACGAGCTCACCGACGACGCCCGCTCGGCGCTCGCGGCGCTGACCCCCGGCCCGCCGACCGGCCGCATCGACGACGCCCTGCGCGAGGTGCATCGCGAGACGGCACGGACGCCGATCGACCTGCTGCTGGCGGTGGGGCTGCTGGTGCCGGTCGACTCGACGACGGTGGTGCTGCCGCGCGAGGTCGCGCTGCAGTTGCGCGGCGGCCGCGTGCACACCGAACCTCAGCCGGCCCCTCCGACGCCGCCGGTCACCGAGCGCGCGCCCGACACCGTCGACCGCACGGCCGGCGCCGGGGCGTTCGACCTCACCCGCAAGGTCGAGTTGCTGCTCGACACCTGGGCGGCCGAGCCACCGCCGGTCCTGCGCACCGGCGGGCTCGGCGTGCGCGACCTGCGCCGGCTGCCAGACCTGCTCGACACCGACGAGGCCGGCGCGGCGCTGATCGCCGAGGCCGCCTACGCCGCCGGGCTGCTGGCCGTCGGCAACGCCGACGAGGTGTGGCTGCCGACGCCTGAGTTCGACGCCTGGCGGCGCGAGGACCCGTCCCGCCGCTGGGCCGTCCTCGCGCAGGCGTGGCTCACCACCAGCCGGGTCGCCGGGCTGGCCGGGTCGCGCGACGAGAAGGACCGCCCGATCCCGCCGCTCGGCCGCGACCTCGAACGTCCCGCCGCGCCCGAGGTGCGCCGGCTGGCGCTGGAGGAGCTCGCCGGGCTGCCCGCCGGCTGGGCGCCCGACCTCGTCGGCGTACTGGCTGCGCTGCAGTGGCGGCGGCCGCGCCGGGCCGGCCGGTTCCGCGACGACCTCGTCCGCTGGACGCTGCGCGAGGCCGAGCAGCTCGGGCTCACCGGCATGGGCGCGCTGGCGTCGTTCGCCCGGCCGTTCCTCGAGGGTCGCAGCGGCGAGCGGGCCGTGACGGCGGCGGCCGACGCCGTGCGCTCCAGCTTGCCGCAGCCGCTGGACCACGTGCTGCTGCAGGCCGACCTGACGGCGATCGCGCCGGGTCCGCTGCGGGCCGACCTCGAGCGCGAGCTGAGCCTGCTGTCCGACGTCGAGAGCCGCGGCGGCGCGTCGGTGCACCGGTTCACCGCCGGCTCGCTGCGCCGGGCGCTCGACGCCGGCCGCACCGCCGCCGACGTGCACGCGTTCCTGGCCACCATCTCGCGCACCCCGGTGCCGCAGCCACTGACGTACCTCGTCGACGACGTCGCGCGCACGCACGGGCAGCTGCGGGTCGGCGCCGCGTCGGCGTTCGTCCGCTGCGACGACGAGGCCGTGCTGGCCGCGATCATGGCCGACCCGCGCTCGTCCAGCCTGGGCCTGCGACGGCTCGCGCCCACCGTCCTGGCATCGTCGATCGCGGCGAACACGCTGGTCGAGCGGCTGCGACTGCTCGGCTTCAGCCCGGTACCCGAGGCCGCCGACGGGTCCATCGTCATCGGCCACTCCGAGCCACGCCGGTCGACGACGCGGTTCGCGCCGCGGCCGGGCCTGGCGGAGCTCACCGCGCCCGAGGAGACGCTGCTCGGCGCCGCCGTCCGGGCGCTGCGGGCCGGCGACCGCTCGCGCGCGGAGCGGCCGGCCGACGGCGCGCGCGGGCACCTCGGCCGCACCACCGCCGCCACGACGCTGGCCGACCTGCGCGAGGCGCTCGAGACCGGCACGACGGTCTGGATCGGCTACGTCGACCAGCACGGCGCCACGACCGAGCGCCTGGTCGACCCCGCCCGCATCGACGGCGGCTGGCTGTCGGCGTTCGACCACCGCAGCGGCGAGGTCCGCTCGTTCGCCGTCCACCGCATCAGCGGCGTCGCGCCCGTCGACGCGGCCTGA
- a CDS encoding S8 family peptidase, whose amino-acid sequence MAHPSPTTTPSGTASPDAMFDQNHRLMEEVQRLHRNIARRPDGFELGVRWHESGVGVEYLYRQGQLICRAADLVAALDAFDAIGQPRPEVTAGPANLRVLEVGDRDAADLAEALAAALGRDDLVTPNHVLDSQVHSAMCPATEPVPSDGPVRDLPEPVGDRRVGVAVVDTGFVHVLADEAGYARFSAVSGDSRADAQVYADGTDRIEPYGGHGTAAAACLLAVSGAESTAVHVDSCLVGGAVDEVTVVGALTSAVESGADVVSLQAGMYTREHVASVAFAAFRDEVLAAHPDTVVVAAAGNNSSDEKFWPAAFDWVTGVGGLTEDGSARADWSNHGDWVDVYAPGDDVTVPFPNGTYEYHGGVTAEFTGGHAVWSGTSFATPAVAGLIARRMIEDGIDAPAARDRVLAEAAASELAGVGPRLLAD is encoded by the coding sequence ATGGCGCATCCCTCCCCGACCACGACCCCGTCCGGCACCGCGTCGCCGGACGCGATGTTCGACCAGAACCACCGGCTGATGGAAGAGGTCCAGCGGCTGCACCGCAATATCGCCCGCCGGCCGGACGGATTCGAGCTGGGGGTGCGCTGGCACGAGTCGGGGGTCGGCGTGGAGTACCTGTACCGGCAGGGCCAGCTGATCTGCCGCGCCGCCGACCTCGTTGCGGCGCTGGACGCGTTCGACGCGATCGGCCAGCCGCGACCGGAGGTCACGGCCGGGCCTGCGAACCTCCGCGTCCTCGAGGTCGGTGACCGCGACGCGGCCGACCTCGCCGAGGCGCTTGCCGCCGCTCTCGGACGCGACGACCTGGTCACGCCGAACCACGTGCTCGACTCGCAGGTGCATTCGGCGATGTGCCCGGCCACCGAGCCGGTGCCGTCCGACGGGCCGGTCCGGGACCTGCCCGAGCCGGTCGGTGACCGGCGGGTCGGCGTTGCGGTCGTGGACACCGGATTCGTCCACGTCCTCGCCGACGAGGCCGGCTACGCCCGGTTCAGCGCCGTCAGCGGTGACTCGCGGGCCGACGCGCAGGTGTACGCCGACGGCACCGACCGCATCGAGCCCTACGGTGGCCACGGCACCGCGGCAGCGGCCTGCCTGCTGGCCGTCTCCGGCGCCGAGTCGACGGCGGTGCACGTCGACAGCTGCCTGGTCGGCGGCGCGGTCGACGAAGTGACGGTGGTCGGCGCGCTGACCTCGGCGGTCGAGTCCGGGGCAGACGTCGTCAGCCTGCAGGCCGGCATGTACACCCGCGAGCACGTCGCGTCGGTGGCGTTCGCCGCCTTCCGCGACGAGGTGCTGGCGGCGCACCCGGACACCGTCGTCGTGGCTGCGGCCGGCAACAACAGCTCGGACGAGAAGTTCTGGCCGGCCGCCTTCGACTGGGTCACCGGCGTCGGCGGCCTGACGGAGGACGGCTCGGCCCGTGCCGACTGGTCCAACCACGGCGACTGGGTCGACGTCTACGCGCCCGGCGATGACGTCACCGTGCCGTTCCCGAACGGCACCTACGAGTACCACGGCGGTGTGACGGCCGAGTTCACCGGCGGGCACGCGGTCTGGTCCGGCACGTCGTTCGCCACGCCGGCGGTCGCGGGCCTGATCGCCCGCCGGATGATCGAGGACGGCATCGACGCGCCGGCCGCGCGTGACCGCGTCCTGGCCGAGGCGGCCGCCAGCGAACTGGCCGGGGTCGGCCCGCGCCTGCTGGCCGACTGA